The following coding sequences lie in one Sorghum bicolor cultivar BTx623 chromosome 6, Sorghum_bicolor_NCBIv3, whole genome shotgun sequence genomic window:
- the LOC8065994 gene encoding uncharacterized protein LOC8065994, translated as MSQGTSLLPKDKGPTTEPGKAIGIKRLQTDTPSGPAYHNVYVRRKVESEHSKANPSQELKGNGKDKAKELEACQDVQHEEANKPQVASPIAEPVELVSAKSPEKSNAEIVLEKTEPPVPSSTGIQEEVKQPSIEYWNERFNRLQTYLENCDNSTQEGYLRKLRSLSAAGRNMHAIELEKRAIHLLVEEGKELQRMKSLNVLGKVSPNAHRS; from the exons ATGTCTCAAGGAACTTCTCTGTTGCCAAAAGATAAAGGACCTACCACAGAACCTGGAAAGGCTATCGGCATCAAACGGCTGCAGACTGATACTCCCTCAGGTCCTGCATATCATAATGTTTATGTACGAAGGAAAGTAGAATCTGAGCATAGTAAAGCGAACCCTTCTCAGGAGTTGAAAGGTAATGGAAAAGACAAAGCAAAAGAGCTGGAGGCATGCCAAGATGTTCAGCATGAGGAGGCCAATAAGCCCCAAGTGGCATCTCCTATTGCTGAACCTGTAGAACTTGTATCTGCCAAATCTCCTGAAAAATCAAATGCGGAAATTGTGCTGGAGAAAACTGAGCCACCAGTTCCTTCCAGCACTGGCATTCAAGAGGAGGTGAAACAGCCAAGCATAGAATACTGGAATGAGAGATTTAATCGGTTACAGACATATTTGGAGAACTGTGATAATTCAACCCAGGAGGGTTATTTGCGAA AGCTTAGGTCCCTTTCGGCTGCTGGGCGAAACATGCATGCAATTGAGCTGGAGAAAAGGGCAATACATCTCTTAGTGGAGGAAG GGAAAGAGCTGCAGCGAATGAAGTCTCTGAATGTTCTGGGGAAGGTTTCCCCAAATGCTCATCGAAGCTGA